ATCGGATACAAGCATGTGACCAAGAACGGTCAGGATGTGCTGCAGACTCTGGATGACAAGGAGATCGCCGCGCAGCGTTCCCGCTTGGGCATGGTGTTCCAGCGCTTCAACCTGTTCCCGCACATGACCGCCCTCGAAAACGTGATGGAAGCTCCGGTGCATGTGCAGCACAAGTCCAAGAGTGAAGCGCGCGCACTGGCCGAAGCCGAGTTGCAGCGCGTCGGTCTGGGCGATCGTATGGATTACTACCCGTCACAGCTTTCCGGTGGCCAGCAGCAGCGTGTGGCCATCGCCCGTGCTCTGGCCATGAAGCCGGAAATCATGCTGTTCGACGAGCCGACTTCCGCCCTTGACCCCGAGCTGGTGGGCGAAGTGCTCAATGTGATGCTTTCCTTGGCCAAGGAGGGTATGACGATGGTGTGCGTGACGCACGAGATCGGCTTTGCACGTGAGGTCGCCGATCAGATTGTGTTTATGGATGGTGGTGTGGTCGTGGAGAAAGGCGGCCCCGAAATCATCGACAATCCGACCGAACCGAGGTTCAAAGACTTCCTGCAGCACGTGCTGTAGTCCGCACTCTGGCTCCCCCCTGAAGAGGGGAACCATTTTTTGCGCCCCCGCTGGCGGGGGGGGCTGTCATGCAACGCATAACTGGGGGTGGTTCCTCTGATATGGCGGGAACCACCCCCAGTCGGCTCCTCCAACAGCCCCCGCCAGCGGGGGCACGGCTAGGGCCCCGCATGTTCCAATCCTGCAAAGGCGGCGGGTTGGATTCGCTTCAGGCAATGTTTGTCCGCTAGGCTGGTGAGCCATGTGTGGAATCGTTGGATATGCGGGAAATGTGGAAACGGCGTGCGGCAAGCCCTTGGAGGTCTGTCTGCAAGGCTTGGAACGTCTGGAATACCGAGGATATGATTCAGCCGGCGTGGCGCTGACCGCATCTGGCATGGATAAAGTGACCGTGCGCAAGAAGGCCGGTCGTCTGAAGAATCTGGTCGAAGACATCGAATGTAAGCCAATGCCGCTGGCCACCGTGGGTATCGGCCATACGCGTTGGGCCACCAACGGCGAGCCGAGCGATGTGAACGCACATCCGCATACTAGTATGGACGGCAAAGTCGCCATCATTCACAACGGCATCATCGAGAACGCCTCCCAGCTGCGCCTTGATCTGCAGGCCGAGGGCTACCGATTCGCCTCCGCCACGGATACCGAAGTGGCCGCCAAGCTGCTGGGCAAAATCGTGGACAAGATCATTGCGGAAGAGGGCAAGCCGAACCTGTTCAAGGCAGTGCGCCGCATGGCCCGCATGTTGGAGGGCGCATTCACCATTCTGGCCACCGACTGCCGTCAGCCGGATATCGTGGTCGGCGCCCGTCATGATTCTCCGCTGGTTGTGGGCCTTGGCGATGGCGAGAACTTCCTCGGCTCCGATGTGGCCGCATTCGTGGCATATACCAAGCGCGCCATGGAAGTCGATCAGGATCAGGCCGTGTGCGTATCCGCCGATAAGGTCATTGTTACCGACTTCGACGGCAATGTGATTGAGAATCCGAAGACCTACACCGTGGACTGGGACGCCTCGGCCGCCGAAAAGGGTGGCTGGGATTCCTTTATGGACAAGGAAATCCACGAGGATCCGGCCGCCGTGCAGCGCACGCTGCTGGGCCGTTTCGACCCAAACGGCGACATCACCCTCGATGAGGTGCGCATCGACCAGCATGACTTTAAGGCCATTGACAAGATCATCGTCGTGGCCTGCGGCACCGCCAGCTATGCCGGTCAGGTGGCCAAGTACGCCATCGAACACTGGGTGCGTATCCCAGTGGAAATCGAACTCGCGCACGAATTCCGTTACCGCGACCCGATTCTGACCCCGCGTACGCTCGTGGTGGCCATCTCTCAGTCCGGTGAAACCATGGATACGCTGATGGCCCTGCGCCACGCGCGCGAACAAGGCTCCAAAGTGCTGGCCATCTGCAACACGCAGGGTGCTTCCATTCCTCGCGAATCCGACGCCGTGCTCTACACGCACGCCGGCCCGGAAGTCGCCGTTGCCTCCACCAAGGCCTTCGTGGCGCAGATCACCGCCGCCTATTTGCTGGGCCTGTATCTGGCGCAGGTCAAGGGTGCGATGTTCCGCGACGAGATTCATCAGGTGCTTGACTCCCTGAAGGACATGCCGCGCAAGATCCAGTGGGTGCTCGACACGCAGCCCAAGACCATCCAGGCCGCCGCCGAGCGCATGGTGAATGCCAACTCCTTCCTGTTCCTTGGCCGCCATGTGGGATACCCGGTGGCGCTGGAAGGTGCGCTGAAGCTCAAGGAGATCGCCTACACCTTTACCGAGGGCTTTGCGGCCGGCGAATTGAAGCATGGCCCGATTGCACTGGTGGACGAGGGTGAGCCCGTGGTGTTCATCGTGCCGCCGGAGCGTGGCCGCAATGTGCTGCACGCCAAGGTGATTTCCGGCATCGAGGAGGTCAAGGCTCGTGGCGCGTACATCATTGCCGTGGCCGAGCAGGGCGACCCGGATGTGGAACGGTATGCTGATGTGGTGTTCTGGCGCCCGGCCTGCCCGACGCTGATGAGCCCGCTGGTGGATGTGGTGCCGCTGCAGCTGTTCGCCATGGATATGGCCAAGCTCAAGGGCTATGACGTGGATAAGCCCCGCAACCTCGCCAAGTCCGTCACCGTTGAGTAAGCCACACCGATACGTTATTGACGAGCCTCATATTCCGTTTGAGATGGACGTGCTGTATGAGGACGAGCGGATCATTGTGGTGGATAAGCCGCATTTTCTGGCTACCATGCCGCGCGGCATGTGGTATCGCGAAACCGCGCTGATCCGATTGCGCGAGCGTCTGGGGGAGCCGGATATCACACCGGCCCACCGTTTGGATCGCATGACTGCGGGCGTACTGGTCTTTGTGCGTGATCCGGCTTGCCGTGGAGCGTATCAGATGCTGTTCCAGAACAAGCAAGCCACCAAGGTCTATGAATGTCTGGCATCGTGCGCGCCGATTCGTCGACCGCGATTCGGCACGATTACACAGGCTGAGCCGCCGCGTCCGTTTCCGTTGCTGCGCCGTTCGCACATCACCAAGGAGCGTGGCACGTTGGCCGCCTTCGAGGAGCCGGGCGCAGTCAATGCTGAGACCCTGATCGAGCGCGGCGAACTCATACTTACTTCCGCTGGCGGGAGGTGGCGCGAAGCGCCGGAGGGTGGTCCCTGTCTGGAGAATCCCCCCATCTGCCGCTACACGCTTCATCCGCGCACCGGCAAAACCCATCAACTGCGCGTCCACATGAACTCACTGGGCCTACCCATCGTGGGTGACGATTTCTACCCGCGCATCCAGACGCGCCTTTACGACGATTTCAGCCAACCATTGCAATTGGTCGCACGTGTGCTGCGCTTCACCGACCCAGTAACAGGGAAGCGACAAGAATTCGTTTCCCGTATACCATTAATCAGCTAATGTCGCGGACGGAACCGCGCTCGATGAGTTCGGTGGGGATTACGGTTTTGATGCCGGCCGGTACTTTCTCGCCTTCGCATTGACGGCGGACCATGGAGAACGCGGTGGCGCCGATGGCGTCATTGCGCATGCGCATGGTGGTGAGGTTGAGTCTTGGCACCACGTCGACCAGCGAATCGTCCACGCCCACAATGCTTACGTCTTCCGGCACGCGCTTGCCGGCTGATTCCAATCCGAGCATCGCACCGTAGGCCATCTGATCGTTGGCCGCATAGATTGCGGTGCATTCCGGGTCGTGAGCCAGCGCCACGCCTGCCTGATAGCCGGAGTCGGCACACCAGTCGCCGATATACATGCTCGGTACGCGCGCGCCTATTTGTTCCAAGGCTTCACGCCAGCCTTGCGCTCGGCTTTCGGCAGCACGTGAAGTGACTGGGCCGGCGATATGGTAGACGGTCTTATGGCCTTTGCTCATCAAATAGTCGACGATGGCTGTGGAACATCCGTACTGATCGGCGTCAACGGTGGGGCAGTGGTCGGCTGCCGCCTCGGAAATCAGCACAACCGGTAGTTCTCGCGGTGGTTTGTATCCCACGAAGTCGGAAATGCGTTCCTCAAGCACCACGATGACGCCATCTACGGGTTGACGTTGCATGCGGTCGATGGTGGAGGCCAGCGTACGTTCTGCGCCGTTGCTCATAGTCTGAATGGTGACGGAATAGCCGTCCTCGGCTGCATGGGTGACAATGGAATCGAGTATCCGGGCATTACCGAACCTGGTGGTGTCGAACATCACTACGCCGATATCCTGGAATCGCCCATGCTTCAATGCTCGGGCGGCGTAATTCGGACGATATCCGAGGCGTTCCATCGCGGCTTCAACGCGCTGGCGGGTTTCCGGCTTGACCGCATTGCTGTCATTCGCCACACGGGATACGGTTTGCGGCGAAACGCCGGCCGCCTTAGCCACATCTTGCATGGAAACCTGTGTTGGTCTCGCCATCTCGCCCCTCGCTTGTCTCTCAAACGACAGCGGTCATACCGCTGCGATGTCTACCATGTATCGCGTGAACGGTAACGATAACATCATTGTTTTCGTGACCATTGTAACAGCTAGCGCAAAAACATTGAATTCAACACGATTGGACAATGTTATGAATGGTGTTATGATGATAACGTAAACAATTTTGGTCAACCTTCGAAGGAGAGGGGTTGGAAATGGCTTCAGCCGATGTCGCTGCCGTGCCTATGCACACGGATAAAGCGCGTGAGAACAAGCATAAGGCCGATTGGCGTGGATGGAAGTTCATGTGGCCGTTCACGGTGGTGTTCGTGTTCGTGTTCATTATTCCGATTGTGTACGCCATCTACATCAGCTTCTTCAAGAAGCAGATGATCGGCGGCACGAGGTTCGTCGGGGTCGAGAACTACGCGCGGTTGCTGCAGGACGGCCAGTTCTGGTCGTCCGTGGGTCGTGTGGCGCTGTTCACCTGCGTGCAGGTGCCGATCATGCTGTTCCTGTCGGCTGCCATGGCCCTCGCCCTGGATTCGATGAAGCTGCACGGCGCCAAGTTCTTCCGCATCAGCACGTTCCTGCCCTATGCGGTGCCCGCGGTGGTGTCCACGTTGGTGTGGGGCTTCGTGTACGGCGCGAAGTACGGCCTGGTGGGCTCGTTCAACGACTTCTTCGGCACGAACGTCGACGTGCTGCAGCCGGGCGTGCTGCTTGCCTCCATCGGCAACATCAGCACGTGGGAGTTCACCGGCTACAACATGCTGATCTTCTACTCGTCGCTGTCCACCATCCCGCACTCCCTGTACGAGGCCGCGTCCATCGATGGCGCTTCCGAATGGCAGATCGTCAAGTCCATCAAGCTGCCCGAGCTGAAGGGCTCGCTGGCCATCACGGTGATCTTCTCGATCATCGGCAGCTTCCAGCTGTTCAACGAGCCGAGCATCTTGCAGAACATGGTTCCGGGCAACGCGATCACCACGTACTACACGCCGAACATGTACGCGTACAACCTGAGCTTCTCCGGCAACCAGTCGAATTACGCGGCCGCTCTGGCCATCGTGATGGCCGTCATCACCATGGCCATCGCCTACGCCGTGCAGCTGAAGAGCATGAAGGAGCAGATGAAGTGACGACGACCGCCCGTATTGCCGGATTGGTTTCGATTGTGAAGGAGCGTGCGTGATGAGTGCCGCAGCATCTACCCGTCTGACTGACGCCGAACTGAAGGCGCAGGAGAAGGCCGCCAGGAAGGCCGAGAAGGAACGCCAGAAGCGCATCGCCGCCGATGAGGCGGCCGAGCGCAGGCGCAGCGCCAGGGCCGGTTTCGCGAACGTGAGCAACCCGCGCCGTTCGACCCTGATGACCGTGCTGTGCGCGATCTTCGCCGTGTACTGCCTGTTCCCGTTCGTGTACCTGGTGATCAACGCCACCAAGACCCAGGCCGACTTCACCTCCACGTTCGGCCTCGGCTTCGGCAAGAGCTTCGCCCTGTGGGACAACATCGTCACGGTGTTCACCTACCAGGGCGG
This sequence is a window from Bifidobacterium breve DSM 20213 = JCM 1192. Protein-coding genes within it:
- a CDS encoding amino acid ABC transporter ATP-binding protein, with translation MTTNDITSVVPAVHKAADGSVIPAVKAVQVHKAFGPLHVLKGIDLTVMPGTVTVILGPSGSGKSTFLRLINQLETLTGGSIEVDGELIGYKHVTKNGQDVLQTLDDKEIAAQRSRLGMVFQRFNLFPHMTALENVMEAPVHVQHKSKSEARALAEAELQRVGLGDRMDYYPSQLSGGQQQRVAIARALAMKPEIMLFDEPTSALDPELVGEVLNVMLSLAKEGMTMVCVTHEIGFAREVADQIVFMDGGVVVEKGGPEIIDNPTEPRFKDFLQHVL
- the glmS gene encoding glutamine--fructose-6-phosphate transaminase (isomerizing); this translates as MCGIVGYAGNVETACGKPLEVCLQGLERLEYRGYDSAGVALTASGMDKVTVRKKAGRLKNLVEDIECKPMPLATVGIGHTRWATNGEPSDVNAHPHTSMDGKVAIIHNGIIENASQLRLDLQAEGYRFASATDTEVAAKLLGKIVDKIIAEEGKPNLFKAVRRMARMLEGAFTILATDCRQPDIVVGARHDSPLVVGLGDGENFLGSDVAAFVAYTKRAMEVDQDQAVCVSADKVIVTDFDGNVIENPKTYTVDWDASAAEKGGWDSFMDKEIHEDPAAVQRTLLGRFDPNGDITLDEVRIDQHDFKAIDKIIVVACGTASYAGQVAKYAIEHWVRIPVEIELAHEFRYRDPILTPRTLVVAISQSGETMDTLMALRHAREQGSKVLAICNTQGASIPRESDAVLYTHAGPEVAVASTKAFVAQITAAYLLGLYLAQVKGAMFRDEIHQVLDSLKDMPRKIQWVLDTQPKTIQAAAERMVNANSFLFLGRHVGYPVALEGALKLKEIAYTFTEGFAAGELKHGPIALVDEGEPVVFIVPPERGRNVLHAKVISGIEEVKARGAYIIAVAEQGDPDVERYADVVFWRPACPTLMSPLVDVVPLQLFAMDMAKLKGYDVDKPRNLAKSVTVE
- a CDS encoding pseudouridine synthase; the encoded protein is MDVLYEDERIIVVDKPHFLATMPRGMWYRETALIRLRERLGEPDITPAHRLDRMTAGVLVFVRDPACRGAYQMLFQNKQATKVYECLASCAPIRRPRFGTITQAEPPRPFPLLRRSHITKERGTLAAFEEPGAVNAETLIERGELILTSAGGRWREAPEGGPCLENPPICRYTLHPRTGKTHQLRVHMNSLGLPIVGDDFYPRIQTRLYDDFSQPLQLVARVLRFTDPVTGKRQEFVSRIPLIS
- a CDS encoding LacI family DNA-binding transcriptional regulator; the protein is MQDVAKAAGVSPQTVSRVANDSNAVKPETRQRVEAAMERLGYRPNYAARALKHGRFQDIGVVMFDTTRFGNARILDSIVTHAAEDGYSVTIQTMSNGAERTLASTIDRMQRQPVDGVIVVLEERISDFVGYKPPRELPVVLISEAAADHCPTVDADQYGCSTAIVDYLMSKGHKTVYHIAGPVTSRAAESRAQGWREALEQIGARVPSMYIGDWCADSGYQAGVALAHDPECTAIYAANDQMAYGAMLGLESAGKRVPEDVSIVGVDDSLVDVVPRLNLTTMRMRNDAIGATAFSMVRRQCEGEKVPAGIKTVIPTELIERGSVRDIS
- a CDS encoding carbohydrate ABC transporter permease, coding for MASADVAAVPMHTDKARENKHKADWRGWKFMWPFTVVFVFVFIIPIVYAIYISFFKKQMIGGTRFVGVENYARLLQDGQFWSSVGRVALFTCVQVPIMLFLSAAMALALDSMKLHGAKFFRISTFLPYAVPAVVSTLVWGFVYGAKYGLVGSFNDFFGTNVDVLQPGVLLASIGNISTWEFTGYNMLIFYSSLSTIPHSLYEAASIDGASEWQIVKSIKLPELKGSLAITVIFSIIGSFQLFNEPSILQNMVPGNAITTYYTPNMYAYNLSFSGNQSNYAAALAIVMAVITMAIAYAVQLKSMKEQMK